The sequence ACTCTAAGTTTACGCTTTCAGGCATATAATCCTTTAATTCATCTAAAATCCATTCGCAAACTCTCTCAGCAGTAGGATTGTGTATGATATCGTTTAAGTATTTATGATCCAGTTTAGAGACTACCCTCTCTTCTACAATATTCTTGAGAACCTTAAAATCTATCACCATAGAGTTTTCTCCAACAGATCCAGATACTGCAACCCCCAGTTTATATGTATGCCCATGAAGATTGGCGCACTCGCCGTTATAGTCTACCAGCTTATGTGCAGCAGAAAAATTAAATTCCTTATAAACCTTTATCCTCATATATATCCACACTATCCTTTCTTAAGAAACAGTTTTTGGTCAAAAAGAGGCTCTAGCTATTCCTTATACTTTATAACACTACTTCTTATATCAACTCCAAGTTCTTTTGCTATTACATTACACTTTGCCATCAACATAAAGAAGATATTATGAAAGTCACTTAACCCCTCGAAATTACCCTGCCCTTTAGAAATTACTATATCATGTTCCTCTATATATCTTCTTACCTCATCGCTTCTCCTTGAGGAAGCGCTATTTTTTTCTCCGTTTGAAATCTCTAAAAATCTAATATTAGGAAGCCTATCAAGTCCAACCTCATAGGCATCTTCTAACATTGCATCGTTTATTATAGGCCCACTCTTTACTACAAAACTAATTTGTTCAAAGGGCTTATTTCTTGTCCTTAGCATCTCTTCAATGAATATCTTGTCAAATACTATCTCCCCCGCATTATCAGCAAAGTAAAGCATGCTCTCAGAAGAGACTACTTTTTCTTCCAGACTCTTAAAATTATTAATTGTCAGATCTTTAGACATCACTTCATCAATAGTACTTTCAAGATCAAACTCATTTGAAGGACCAAAGTCTATTATGTTTCCCGCAATAGCAATTTTTGCCGCAGTATAAAGGCGATTTCCTGAACTTTCCCTATCTAAAAGCTTTTTTAGAACTGGATACATCTTAAGTGAAATCTCGTTGCTTCTTTTTTTAATCTCTTTATATGGATCTGATAAACCCGAAACTTCCCTTATAATACGGTGAACTTCGTTTGCAAACTCGTCAGATGAAGTTTTCCAATCAGCGTTATACAGAAAAAACATCACCTTTTTCAAAATCCTGGATCTCAGTTCATCGTCTAAATCCTTTGTCGCAAAGAGAGCCTGTTTTTGGAAACAAACTATACAATCAAGACACAATTTCATCTATATAATTGTTCACAATTTTATTATTTTTTTGTTTGATCCTTCCTATGATATTAATAGCCTCATCTGAGTCAATTTGTTTTAGAGCCTTACATATTGCGATAAGCTCCAGCGGATCGCTTGATCTATTTACGAGATCAGATAATTTTGGCAAAGCCTTTTTAATTTGTTTGTCACCAACCAATTTAATAGCTACCATTCTGATATCGAGTATTGGATGATCTAGAGATAATATTATCTTGTCTTCATAAGAAACATTACTCCTTAAATTTGCTTTGCAACAAGGACAGATATCTAAATTTTCAGGTAACTCAGCTTTGCAAAATGGACAAAAATAATTTATAACTTACTCCCAATAAACCTTTCAGTAATAAAAATTTAGTCTCTTCTATTACCCATTATGTTTAATAACATTAGAAACAGGTTTATAAAGTCCAAATAAAGTGTCAGGGCACCAAGCACTGTCTCTTTTCGCTCATCAAAGAGACCAGCTGCATATATCTTTTTCAGTTTTTGCATGTCATATGCCGTAAGCCCTAAAAAAACAATCACGCCTACCACAGATAAAAGAAGTACCAGAGCACTGCTGTGTAAGAAAATATTTACGACAAAACCTATTATTATTGCAATAAGTCCTGCCATCATAAAAGTTCCCATCTTAGTAAGGTCTGCCTTCGTGGTATAGCCAAGCACTGCCATTATACCAAAAGATATAGCGGTAACGATGAAGGTAGAAGCTATAGAACTAGAAGTATAGACTACAAACAGCGTAGAAAACGTTACGCCTGTCAAGGCAGAATACAATATAAAGATAAATTCTGCAAGCTCAGCAGGTAGCTTCGTAATAGCAGCAGATAAGGTTATCACTGCAACAAATTGCAAACCGATTATCCCATAAAACAAAATAGGATTGCCCAAAATAAGTTGCAAAATTGAAACATTAGATGCTACTACGTAAGAAATTACACCAGTAAACATGAGTCCTAAAAACATCCACGTAAAAACTCCTCTAAAAAAGCCCGACACGTCTAAAGTTTCTGCTCTACTCGTTAACTCATCATTATATGATCTATACATACTTTCCACTCCTTTTTTTACTTATCCTTAATATTTTATATTTTATATCTAAAACGTTTATTTTACAATAAAAAAGGGCATCGACCAATTATGCGATCAATACCCTGAATTAAAAAAACTATTTCTCCCCTTTTAACTTCTTTATCTCTTCCTTTAATCTATTTATTTCTTTTATAAGTTCTTCATTCGAAGCGCCACTTGATATAGAACATCTGCTCATTGCTGGTCTGAAAAGGTAAAAGAAAGCAAAAACCAATATACCAAGAAACAAAATAGGAAAGAACATGCCAAAAAATGGCATTCCGTAAAAACCATGACCATAAAAGCCCGGACCTGAGCACCACATATATATCACCTCCACATTTGTATTATATAATAGTTTATGATAAAAGTAAACTTTTTTATGCACAGATATTCTATTAATAAAAATAACTTTTTGAGCTATAATATCTTCATGTTCGAAACTTATCTTGGATTGTTTGCAGGTCTACTTACCACCAGTTCTCTCGTGCCTCAGGTAGTAAAGGCATGGAAAACGCGTTCAACAAATGATATATCCCTCATAATGTTAATTATGATGTGGATAGGAGTATTTTGTTGGGTGATATATGGCCTTTCTATATTTCAGATGCCCATAGTATTATGGAATTTCATAAGCTTTGTTTTACTATCAATTCTTTTATATTTCAAAAAAAATTCCAAAAATTCATGTTAGCTCATATTCTTTACATAACTTATCAAAGCCTTTACCAATCCGTTTATGTTGTATTCTTCTGCTTGAGCCACCACATTAAATCCCAAATTCTTTGCTTTCCCTGAGGTAATAGGCCCAATAGACACAACTTTAGCTTTTCTAAGCACTATATCTCTATAATCTCCTAATGATTCATAATAATACTCAGCTGTCTTAGAACTCGCA comes from Thermodesulfobium acidiphilum and encodes:
- the queD gene encoding 6-carboxytetrahydropterin synthase QueD; this encodes MRIKVYKEFNFSAAHKLVDYNGECANLHGHTYKLGVAVSGSVGENSMVIDFKVLKNIVEERVVSKLDHKYLNDIIHNPTAERVCEWILDELKDYMPESVNLEFIRLWESETSYVEISLK
- a CDS encoding damage-control phosphatase ARMT1 family protein, with the protein product MKLCLDCIVCFQKQALFATKDLDDELRSRILKKVMFFLYNADWKTSSDEFANEVHRIIREVSGLSDPYKEIKKRSNEISLKMYPVLKKLLDRESSGNRLYTAAKIAIAGNIIDFGPSNEFDLESTIDEVMSKDLTINNFKSLEEKVVSSESMLYFADNAGEIVFDKIFIEEMLRTRNKPFEQISFVVKSGPIINDAMLEDAYEVGLDRLPNIRFLEISNGEKNSASSRRSDEVRRYIEEHDIVISKGQGNFEGLSDFHNIFFMLMAKCNVIAKELGVDIRSSVIKYKE
- a CDS encoding Bax inhibitor-1/YccA family protein, whose product is MYRSYNDELTSRAETLDVSGFFRGVFTWMFLGLMFTGVISYVVASNVSILQLILGNPILFYGIIGLQFVAVITLSAAITKLPAELAEFIFILYSALTGVTFSTLFVVYTSSSIASTFIVTAISFGIMAVLGYTTKADLTKMGTFMMAGLIAIIIGFVVNIFLHSSALVLLLSVVGVIVFLGLTAYDMQKLKKIYAAGLFDERKETVLGALTLYLDFINLFLMLLNIMGNRRD
- a CDS encoding SemiSWEET family sugar transporter, which gives rise to MFETYLGLFAGLLTTSSLVPQVVKAWKTRSTNDISLIMLIMMWIGVFCWVIYGLSIFQMPIVLWNFISFVLLSILLYFKKNSKNSC